One segment of Proteus appendicitidis DNA contains the following:
- a CDS encoding isochorismate synthase, with product MEKVNPVFSTLYEKVKNINLTAQGNLLHLKVTLPAEVSFSLLSWLAAQSYYPQFYWQHRDEHEEVAACGQLRCFNHIEDAHQFLAVHQSDLCIDDVRIWGLNAWDTIIPGRIDEVKGDDAYLFLPRIEIRRHQQQLSVHLNMLDEGDKQNTLDFLQTLNQAVEIEPLSVSVTHVNHSLTQEQWTHYLNIALDEISQGLFEKVVPARATCLTMDNPLKAIQFMKASRDVNHHCYHYMLAFSPSDAFMGSTPERLYKRDELMLYTEALAGTAASSDNEQQATEFADWLMNDKKNQHENLVVVDDICQRLQGGVEGIDVSPADVIRLRKVQHLRRYIHGKLIHSNDIDCLKRLQPTAAVCGLPRSIARAFIRQHEPFERRWYAGSAGYLGLPHTEFAVSLRCGELHDNTLTLYAGAGVVAGSDPLQEWTEIENKAAGLRTLLEKES from the coding sequence GTGGAAAAGGTTAATCCTGTGTTTTCGACACTGTACGAAAAAGTTAAAAATATAAATCTGACAGCACAAGGTAATCTTTTACATTTGAAAGTCACCTTGCCGGCAGAGGTTTCATTTTCATTGCTCTCATGGCTTGCTGCGCAGTCGTATTATCCTCAATTTTATTGGCAGCATCGCGATGAGCATGAAGAAGTGGCTGCCTGTGGACAATTACGCTGTTTCAATCATATTGAAGATGCACACCAATTTTTAGCTGTGCATCAATCGGATCTCTGTATTGATGATGTCCGTATTTGGGGCTTGAATGCGTGGGATACCATTATTCCGGGTCGTATTGATGAAGTAAAAGGTGATGATGCCTACCTTTTTTTGCCTCGCATTGAAATTAGACGCCACCAGCAACAGCTTTCTGTTCATCTCAATATGTTGGATGAAGGTGATAAGCAAAATACATTAGATTTTCTGCAAACATTAAATCAAGCCGTAGAAATTGAACCACTGTCTGTTTCTGTGACGCATGTTAATCACTCTTTAACGCAAGAGCAGTGGACTCACTATCTCAATATTGCTTTAGATGAGATTAGCCAAGGCTTATTTGAAAAAGTTGTCCCCGCAAGGGCAACTTGCTTGACGATGGATAATCCGCTAAAAGCGATTCAATTTATGAAAGCAAGTCGTGATGTTAATCATCACTGCTATCATTATATGCTGGCTTTTTCGCCTTCTGATGCATTTATGGGATCAACCCCAGAACGATTATATAAGCGTGATGAGTTGATGCTGTATACCGAAGCGTTAGCAGGAACGGCAGCCAGCTCTGACAATGAACAACAAGCGACAGAATTTGCAGATTGGTTGATGAATGACAAAAAAAATCAGCATGAAAATCTGGTGGTCGTCGATGATATTTGTCAACGATTACAGGGTGGTGTAGAAGGTATCGATGTTTCACCCGCAGATGTTATTCGGTTGCGTAAAGTGCAGCATCTTCGTCGCTATATACATGGCAAATTAATTCATTCTAATGATATTGACTGCTTAAAACGACTTCAACCTACTGCTGCCGTATGTGGTTTACCTCGTAGCATTGCTCGTGCTTTTATTCGTCAACATGAACCTTTTGAACGCCGTTGGTATGCGGGTTCAGCAGGGTATTTAGGATTACCACACACAGAGTTTGCAGTCAGTCTACGGTGTGGCGAACTGCATGATAATACTCTGACACTTTATGCAGGTGCCGGTGTTGTTGCAGGTTCAGATCCTCTACAAGAATGGACCGAAATTGAGAATAAAGCCGCAGGCCTACGCACATTGTTGGAAAAAGAGAGTTAA
- a CDS encoding alpha-xenorhabdolysin family binary toxin subunit A: MDTTTFEHVDKIIETSDIPKVALGLILGIDIEDGRLPGIVTSHDLIKIKSYVNKALSLPYKIDDVIKFIHYSKTNESQLSPDNILSLFIQIREHAFEWNQIEYAIKQQAIDLEIMGREITSTGESIILFISQMPLLAKISTIINDISEQELKNIRYTSQDKEVSTQLIHILESMKEDIENERDKTIKIKDSLSTFRSKIMGGKDSQNVNHHSIYHDILNKKRFINEFYTDNSRSLIEERDLLVEEIEMLKDEYKHYVGLAFTGLAIGVIGVIITGGIFGSKAESIRKKKNELVEKVKRINIDIDIYANLSLHLNTLYIELSEIELFIEDANMALEHIEYVWQAILTEIETSIIHFNKINSALELIKFSIYLEKIIAPWYMVIGYSKEILLSFDDALSTFYSSKD; the protein is encoded by the coding sequence ATGGATACAACCACCTTTGAACACGTCGATAAAATTATTGAGACGTCTGATATTCCTAAGGTTGCTTTGGGATTAATATTAGGTATAGATATTGAAGATGGACGACTGCCTGGTATTGTGACATCTCATGATTTAATAAAAATAAAGTCTTATGTTAATAAAGCACTTTCTCTTCCTTACAAAATAGATGATGTCATCAAATTTATTCATTACAGTAAAACAAATGAATCACAACTCTCTCCTGATAATATTTTGTCTCTGTTCATTCAAATACGGGAGCATGCATTTGAATGGAATCAAATTGAATATGCAATAAAGCAACAAGCAATTGATTTAGAAATAATGGGTAGAGAAATCACTTCTACAGGTGAAAGTATCATTTTATTTATTAGTCAAATGCCTTTATTAGCAAAAATATCTACTATTATTAATGACATTTCTGAACAAGAGTTAAAAAATATTCGATACACATCTCAAGATAAAGAAGTTTCAACACAATTAATTCATATATTAGAAAGTATGAAAGAGGATATTGAAAATGAACGTGACAAGACCATAAAAATAAAAGACAGCTTATCTACCTTTAGAAGTAAAATAATGGGAGGCAAAGATAGCCAGAATGTTAATCATCATTCTATTTATCACGATATTCTTAACAAGAAAAGATTTATTAATGAGTTTTATACAGATAATAGTCGTTCACTTATTGAAGAACGAGATTTACTCGTTGAAGAAATAGAAATGCTCAAAGATGAATATAAACACTATGTTGGTCTTGCATTTACAGGGCTAGCAATAGGTGTTATTGGTGTTATTATCACTGGGGGAATATTTGGCTCCAAAGCCGAATCTATACGTAAAAAGAAAAATGAACTGGTTGAAAAAGTAAAAAGAATCAATATTGATATTGATATTTATGCCAATTTATCCTTACATCTAAATACACTTTATATTGAATTATCTGAAATAGAACTATTTATCGAAGATGCAAATATGGCGTTAGAACATATTGAATATGTCTGGCAAGCTATATTAACAGAAATAGAAACATCAATAATCCATTTTAATAAAATTAACAGTGCATTAGAGCTGATTAAATTTAGTATTTACCTAGAAAAAATTATCGCGCCTTGGTATATGGTCATTGGTTACTCAAAGGAGATCTTACTCTCTTTTGATGATGCTCTTTCTACATTTTATTCATCTAAAGATTAA
- a CDS encoding alpha-xenorhabdolysin family binary toxin subunit B produces the protein MSHNEKPVNLEECFKHNQLFHAHRNILSLSNSKCYLDSTLEGEVNNLLETNNKNIERIIYFSLSLKSRLRQSLFNDIFKTINEIDNEIKTGNLDNEIKNKLEKKRKEIINIFSNEIDEVEKMINEHGHSLSIEINKLKNKFLTNKVIPFIYDKENDVKICSEEIIILESTSEKTKNELDIIRDSEDILHKRNFFDLFKNKLPQQQQIEDLNIETQEKNVLSSLVKILSNLFSTLDAGFSYSKVVETRHQLTSLYLSQIKSLHQLKAKQQKILLNMKHHYNIMDIDYFLHILIKQLTFLSESWREIALKISILENNILLNEEIIIPIFSFLDDFSLYYESADKINIYQ, from the coding sequence ATGAGTCATAATGAAAAACCCGTCAATTTAGAAGAATGTTTTAAACATAATCAATTATTTCATGCGCACAGAAATATTCTCTCTTTAAGTAATAGTAAATGTTATCTAGATAGTACACTTGAGGGAGAAGTCAATAATCTATTAGAAACAAACAATAAAAATATTGAACGCATTATTTATTTTTCACTTAGTTTAAAAAGCAGATTAAGGCAAAGTTTATTTAATGATATTTTTAAAACAATAAATGAAATTGACAATGAGATAAAAACAGGAAATCTTGATAATGAAATAAAAAACAAATTAGAAAAAAAAAGAAAAGAAATAATCAATATATTTTCAAATGAAATAGATGAAGTAGAGAAAATGATAAATGAACATGGTCATTCACTTTCAATTGAAATCAACAAATTAAAAAATAAATTCCTCACAAATAAAGTAATACCTTTTATCTATGATAAAGAAAATGATGTTAAAATATGTTCAGAAGAGATTATTATCTTAGAAAGCACATCAGAAAAAACAAAAAATGAGTTAGATATTATACGTGATAGTGAAGATATCTTACATAAAAGAAATTTTTTCGATCTTTTCAAAAACAAACTTCCTCAGCAACAACAAATTGAAGATCTTAATATTGAAACACAAGAAAAAAACGTTTTATCTTCATTGGTAAAAATACTGAGTAATTTATTTTCCACGTTAGATGCTGGCTTTTCTTATAGTAAAGTTGTTGAAACTCGGCATCAACTTACTTCGCTTTATTTATCACAAATAAAAAGCCTTCATCAATTAAAAGCTAAGCAGCAAAAAATATTATTAAATATGAAACATCATTATAATATTATGGATATTGATTACTTTCTTCATATATTGATTAAACAGTTAACATTTCTATCTGAAAGTTGGCGAGAAATAGCCTTAAAAATATCAATTTTAGAAAACAATATCTTATTAAACGAAGAGATTATTATTCCTATCTTCTCATTTTTAGATGATTTCTCTTTATATTATGAGAGCGCAGACAAAATAAATATTTATCAATAA
- the menD gene encoding 2-succinyl-5-enolpyruvyl-6-hydroxy-3-cyclohexene-1-carboxylic-acid synthase, whose protein sequence is MSNSSFNRQWAKVILETLTRHGLRHICIAPGSRSTPLTLAAAANHKLTCHTHFDERGLGHLALGLAKASKEPVAVIVTSGTAVANLYPALIEAGLTGERVIFLTADRPPELIDCGANQAIRQQGIFATHPSQTLSLPRPTTDIPANWLVSTLDNAMNTLVHGALHVNCPFAEPLYGDDIETSTPWTEVLGHWWQSDKPWLQGSLFTAVSTHPQWDVIRQKKGVVIAGRISPEEGIEVAKWAAQLGWPLLGDVLSQTGQPLPCADLWLNNPQIKSELNKAEIVVQFGSSLTGKRLLQWQVGCSPKTYWIIDPIPGRLDPGHHQGEKFTLSPMQWLTAHSAVDNLPWANALTHIAKQTYQTVSEITDYFGEAQVAHQLDKLLPNDGQLFVGNSLIVRLIDAFAQLPQGYPVMSNRGASGIDGLISTSAGVHRATEKPTLTILGDLSALYDLNSLALHQQVYAPNVIIVVNNNGGQIFSMLPTPEAERERFYCMPHSLNFKHAAAMFGLHYVSPTSWDALLTTVQKCWAGAPTTTLIELIVDDTDGAKTLNQLVKQVTSHDFSMSTI, encoded by the coding sequence ATGTCTAATAGTTCGTTTAATCGCCAATGGGCTAAAGTTATACTCGAAACTTTGACTCGTCATGGTTTACGCCATATCTGTATTGCACCCGGATCTCGTTCGACACCTTTAACACTTGCCGCAGCCGCAAATCATAAATTAACCTGTCATACGCATTTTGATGAGCGTGGATTGGGGCATTTAGCATTAGGGCTTGCAAAAGCATCGAAAGAACCGGTTGCTGTTATTGTGACATCGGGTACTGCGGTCGCTAACCTATATCCCGCTTTAATTGAAGCAGGATTAACGGGTGAACGAGTGATCTTTTTAACCGCAGATAGACCGCCTGAATTAATTGATTGTGGTGCGAATCAAGCAATTCGTCAGCAAGGTATTTTTGCAACTCATCCTTCACAAACACTCTCTTTACCACGACCGACAACTGATATTCCCGCAAATTGGTTAGTTTCTACACTTGATAATGCGATGAACACATTGGTTCATGGCGCATTACACGTCAATTGTCCTTTTGCTGAGCCGTTATATGGTGATGATATTGAAACATCCACTCCGTGGACTGAGGTGTTAGGTCATTGGTGGCAAAGTGATAAGCCGTGGTTACAAGGATCTCTTTTTACCGCTGTATCAACGCATCCTCAATGGGATGTTATACGCCAGAAAAAAGGGGTCGTTATTGCAGGGCGTATTAGCCCAGAAGAGGGGATTGAAGTTGCAAAATGGGCTGCGCAATTAGGTTGGCCTTTATTGGGTGATGTATTATCTCAAACAGGGCAGCCACTACCTTGTGCCGATTTATGGTTGAATAATCCACAGATAAAATCAGAATTAAATAAAGCTGAAATCGTTGTTCAATTTGGCTCTAGTTTAACAGGAAAACGCTTATTACAATGGCAAGTAGGATGCTCTCCCAAAACGTATTGGATTATTGATCCAATTCCGGGGCGCTTAGATCCGGGTCATCATCAAGGTGAGAAATTTACGTTATCACCAATGCAGTGGTTAACAGCACATTCTGCGGTCGATAATTTACCGTGGGCTAATGCATTAACTCATATCGCTAAACAGACCTATCAGACAGTCAGTGAAATAACCGATTATTTTGGTGAAGCACAGGTTGCGCACCAATTAGATAAATTACTTCCTAATGATGGACAATTATTTGTTGGTAATAGTCTGATAGTACGATTAATCGATGCATTTGCTCAGTTACCACAAGGTTATCCTGTGATGAGTAATCGAGGCGCAAGTGGTATTGATGGCTTAATTTCAACATCTGCGGGTGTTCATCGTGCAACAGAAAAGCCCACATTAACAATATTGGGTGATTTATCTGCACTGTATGATTTAAATAGTTTAGCGTTACATCAACAAGTTTATGCGCCTAATGTTATTATCGTAGTGAATAATAACGGTGGGCAAATATTTTCAATGCTACCAACGCCAGAGGCAGAGCGAGAACGCTTTTACTGTATGCCTCATTCACTAAATTTCAAACATGCAGCCGCAATGTTTGGTTTGCATTATGTATCACCAACAAGTTGGGATGCACTGTTAACGACTGTTCAGAAATGCTGGGCAGGGGCGCCAACAACGACATTAATTGAATTAATTGTTGATGATACTGATGGTGCAAAAACATTAAATCAGCTGGTAAAACAGGTAACATCTCATGACTTTAGCATGTCAACGATATAA